In a genomic window of Demequina muriae:
- the malQ gene encoding 4-alpha-glucanotransferase, whose protein sequence is MTDADRPLPTPALSALARACGVSVDYTAWNGYRVPCSPAAIRAALASMGVDARDDDTCERSLADLEDLPWRRMVPPITVVIEGQSVQVPVHVPHGEPVTASLVLESGEAREVAQLDVYTPPRRIDHRDVGRATVQIPADLPLGWHRLHAGTTGKRARGWVVVTPERISVPDQIRRDRPWGLAAQLYSVRSERSWGIGDFADLGDLCALAAIREGADFMLINPLHASEPVPPMEPSPYLPTSRRFLNPLYIRIEDIPEVAYVPSQQRAVIEWESERPRRANTEVDLLDRDASWRAKAPALEKVFEAPRSAARQARFEAFCLREGAALEEFATWCAISEAHKGLPWPEEFSNPRSPAIEAWREENSERVLFYAWLQWVADEQLARAQADAVEAGMSIGIMTDLAVGVHPHGADSWSLGRVLATGMNVGAPPDMYNQHGQNWSQPPWQPRALEAAAYLPFRDVVRAAVRHAGALRVDHILGLFRQWWIPDGHGPDDGVYIQFDHDAMIGILALEAHRAGTIVIGEDLGTLEPWVSDYLNHRGLLGTVVALFEKQSDGSPTPPERYRADALVSVTVHDLPPTAAFLAGEHIEVRRRLGLLAGDAGAEKAESDRQRDSLVAYLRERDWMIEDWNEDDLVAGVHTLAMHSPALLTAVSLADAVGERRSQNHPGTHTEYPNWQVPLADSNGQAVLLDDLFDHPRLQRLLEAVRSARR, encoded by the coding sequence GTGACTGACGCCGACCGACCGCTGCCCACGCCCGCCCTCTCAGCGCTCGCGCGCGCCTGCGGGGTCTCGGTCGACTACACGGCGTGGAACGGCTACCGCGTGCCGTGCTCGCCCGCAGCGATCCGCGCGGCGCTTGCGTCCATGGGGGTCGACGCGCGCGACGACGACACGTGCGAGCGTTCGCTCGCGGATCTCGAGGACCTGCCGTGGCGGCGCATGGTGCCGCCCATCACCGTAGTGATCGAGGGTCAGAGCGTGCAGGTCCCGGTGCACGTGCCCCATGGCGAGCCCGTGACTGCCAGCCTCGTCCTCGAGAGCGGCGAGGCCCGCGAGGTCGCGCAGCTCGACGTCTACACCCCGCCCCGACGGATCGACCACCGCGACGTGGGCCGCGCGACCGTGCAGATTCCCGCTGACCTGCCGCTCGGGTGGCACCGGCTTCACGCGGGCACCACGGGCAAGCGCGCCCGTGGCTGGGTCGTGGTCACCCCCGAGCGCATCTCCGTTCCCGACCAGATCCGACGCGATCGGCCGTGGGGTCTCGCGGCCCAGCTGTACTCGGTGCGCTCCGAGCGCTCCTGGGGCATCGGCGACTTCGCCGACCTGGGCGACCTGTGCGCGCTCGCGGCCATCCGCGAGGGCGCCGACTTCATGCTCATCAACCCGCTGCACGCCAGCGAGCCGGTGCCACCGATGGAGCCGTCCCCGTACCTGCCCACGTCGCGCCGATTCCTGAACCCCCTCTACATCCGCATCGAGGACATCCCCGAGGTGGCGTACGTGCCGTCGCAGCAGCGCGCCGTCATCGAGTGGGAGTCCGAGCGGCCGCGCCGCGCCAACACCGAGGTGGACCTGTTGGACCGCGACGCGTCGTGGCGTGCCAAGGCTCCGGCACTCGAGAAGGTGTTCGAGGCGCCGCGGTCGGCGGCCCGTCAGGCCCGCTTCGAGGCCTTCTGCCTGCGCGAGGGCGCCGCCCTGGAGGAGTTCGCCACCTGGTGCGCGATCTCCGAGGCGCACAAGGGACTGCCGTGGCCGGAGGAGTTCTCGAACCCCCGTTCGCCAGCCATCGAGGCGTGGCGCGAGGAGAACAGCGAGCGCGTGCTGTTCTACGCGTGGCTGCAGTGGGTCGCCGACGAGCAGCTGGCGCGCGCGCAGGCCGATGCGGTCGAGGCCGGCATGTCGATCGGCATCATGACGGACCTCGCGGTGGGCGTGCACCCGCACGGCGCCGACTCCTGGTCGCTGGGCCGCGTGCTCGCGACGGGCATGAACGTGGGAGCCCCGCCGGACATGTACAACCAGCACGGCCAGAACTGGTCGCAGCCGCCGTGGCAGCCGCGCGCCCTCGAGGCCGCCGCATACCTGCCGTTCCGCGACGTGGTGCGGGCCGCCGTGCGTCACGCCGGGGCGCTGCGCGTCGACCACATCCTGGGGCTGTTCCGCCAGTGGTGGATCCCGGACGGCCACGGTCCCGATGACGGCGTGTACATCCAGTTCGACCACGATGCGATGATCGGCATCCTCGCTCTCGAGGCGCACCGTGCGGGCACCATCGTGATCGGCGAGGACCTCGGCACGCTCGAGCCGTGGGTCTCCGACTACCTCAACCACCGGGGCCTGCTCGGCACCGTCGTGGCGCTGTTCGAGAAGCAGTCGGACGGCTCGCCCACGCCACCGGAGCGCTACCGGGCCGATGCGCTGGTCTCCGTCACCGTCCACGACCTTCCGCCCACGGCGGCGTTCCTTGCGGGCGAGCACATCGAGGTGCGGCGTCGGCTCGGTCTTCTGGCCGGCGACGCCGGCGCCGAGAAGGCAGAGTCCGATCGCCAGCGCGACTCGCTCGTCGCGTACCTCCGCGAGCGCGACTGGATGATCGAGGACTGGAACGAGGACGACCTCGTCGCCGGCGTCCACACGCTCGCCATGCACTCGCCCGCGCTCCTCACGGCCGTGTCCCTGGCCGATGCCGTGGGGGAGCGGCGCTCGCAGAACCACCCCGGCACGCACACCGAGTACCCCAATTGGCAGGTGCCGCTGGCGGACTCGAATGGCCAGGCCGTGCTGCTCGACGACCTGTTCGACCACCCCCGGCTGCAGCGGCTGCTGGAGGCCGTGCGGAGCGCTCGGCGCTAG
- a CDS encoding mechanosensitive ion channel family protein, with the protein MLHLTTDPDTTTAPGDDLPTGEELGEWLSDVSQNLIGFGIMLVVVLVLWFVGRAAINGFTRAMERGAPLTDARARRALSKARIKLPDPDTIEERLEAERRRQRAGTLRRVLKSALAVVLILLVLMTGLAVVGVPVGPMLASAGILGVALGFGAQSLVKDILSGTFMLMEDQYGVGDVVDLGEATGAVEEVGLRCTRLRSLDGTVWYVPNGEIRRVGNMTRMWSRAMIEVRFAYDTDVEAARQAMIDAVLAAKREREEVAAALLGEPEVAGIESLEYNAIMLRLMCQVNPATQWDVQREVHRQMRRLFAERGISLAVPGEAMMFDSKANPDKVLLHDSARPGSDTAPKGEDGRPLPPSNDED; encoded by the coding sequence GTGCTGCATCTGACGACCGACCCCGACACGACGACCGCCCCTGGTGATGACCTGCCCACGGGCGAGGAACTGGGGGAATGGCTGAGCGACGTGTCACAGAACCTGATCGGCTTCGGCATCATGCTGGTAGTGGTCCTCGTCCTGTGGTTCGTGGGACGCGCCGCGATCAACGGGTTCACCCGAGCGATGGAGCGCGGGGCGCCGCTGACCGACGCCCGTGCCCGCCGGGCGCTGTCGAAGGCGCGCATCAAGCTTCCGGATCCTGACACGATCGAGGAGCGGCTGGAGGCCGAGCGGCGTCGACAGCGCGCCGGCACTCTGCGCAGGGTGCTCAAGTCCGCACTCGCTGTCGTTCTCATTCTGCTCGTGCTGATGACCGGACTGGCCGTGGTGGGCGTGCCCGTGGGGCCGATGCTCGCATCGGCCGGAATCCTCGGCGTCGCGCTCGGCTTCGGAGCCCAGTCGCTGGTCAAGGACATCCTCTCCGGCACCTTCATGCTGATGGAGGACCAGTACGGCGTGGGCGACGTGGTGGACCTGGGCGAGGCGACCGGCGCGGTCGAAGAGGTGGGACTGCGGTGCACGCGGCTCCGATCGCTCGACGGCACCGTCTGGTACGTCCCCAACGGCGAGATCCGTCGCGTCGGCAACATGACTCGCATGTGGAGCCGCGCCATGATCGAGGTGCGCTTCGCCTACGACACGGACGTCGAGGCCGCACGTCAGGCCATGATCGACGCCGTCCTGGCCGCCAAGCGGGAGCGCGAGGAGGTCGCCGCGGCGTTGTTGGGCGAGCCCGAGGTCGCGGGCATCGAGTCGCTGGAGTACAACGCGATCATGCTGCGCCTCATGTGCCAGGTGAACCCCGCCACCCAGTGGGACGTGCAGCGCGAGGTGCACCGCCAGATGCGCAGGCTGTTCGCCGAGCGCGGGATCTCGCTCGCGGTGCCCGGCGAGGCGATGATGTTCGACTCGAAGGCCAACCCGGACAAGGTGCTACTGCACGACTCCGCTCGTCCGGGGTCCGACACCGCCCCCAAGGGCGAGGACGGCCGCCCGCTTCCCCCCTCGAATGACGAGGACTGA
- a CDS encoding globin, giving the protein MTTPGMNVGAGAPQAEGQSFYDAVGGHATFERIVRRFYAGVAEDPVLAPMYPTDDMEGATQRLTMFLEQYWGGPTTYSDQRGHPRLRMRHQPFHVNPEARDHWIALMRDAVASADLAPLHAVTLMDYLERAAHSMINTFEPTPAPESGQHD; this is encoded by the coding sequence ATGACCACGCCAGGAATGAACGTCGGGGCCGGCGCGCCCCAGGCCGAGGGCCAGAGCTTCTACGACGCCGTGGGCGGCCACGCGACCTTCGAGCGGATCGTCCGCCGCTTCTACGCGGGAGTCGCCGAGGACCCGGTGCTGGCGCCCATGTACCCCACAGACGACATGGAGGGCGCGACCCAGCGGCTCACGATGTTCCTCGAGCAGTACTGGGGCGGCCCCACCACCTACTCGGACCAACGCGGCCACCCCCGCCTTCGCATGCGGCACCAGCCCTTCCACGTCAACCCCGAGGCGCGCGACCACTGGATCGCGCTCATGCGGGACGCCGTCGCATCGGCCGACCTCGCGCCGTTGCACGCGGTCACGCTGATGGACTACCTCGAGCGGGCCGCCCACTCGATGATCAACACGTTCGAGCCCACGCCGGCCCCCGAGTCCGGCCAGCACGACTAG
- a CDS encoding acyl-CoA thioesterase: MDHVEDIWAKEAVASGMAVLDLRRLGETEFEGDSLPMPGGRAYGGQVLAQALLAAGHTVDDARPMHSMHGYFLRPGDASRPITFEVENLRDGRSFSARRTHAFQDGKPILSMIASFQLPQHGPEHAVSMPEVPGPDAVVSSVDILAPFVGDARADYWLKRTPFDLRHVEGSLLLQPDKRPKQYQTTWIRLRRPIEGSDLLHRALLAFQCDQVMLEPLLRRHGASWMTPGLNFASLDHAMWWHRPARADEWLLYVQDAPTAQGGRGLGGTWVFSEDGRLVASASQEGMIRMPE, encoded by the coding sequence ATGGACCACGTCGAGGACATCTGGGCCAAGGAGGCCGTCGCATCCGGGATGGCCGTGCTCGACCTCCGCAGGCTGGGCGAGACCGAGTTCGAGGGCGACTCGCTGCCGATGCCCGGCGGTCGCGCGTACGGCGGGCAGGTGCTCGCGCAGGCGCTCCTGGCCGCCGGTCACACCGTCGACGACGCGCGGCCGATGCACTCGATGCACGGATACTTCCTGCGACCCGGCGACGCGTCGCGCCCCATCACCTTCGAGGTGGAGAACCTGCGCGACGGCCGCTCCTTCTCGGCTCGGCGCACCCACGCCTTCCAGGACGGGAAGCCGATCCTGTCGATGATCGCCTCGTTCCAGCTGCCCCAGCACGGGCCAGAGCACGCCGTGAGCATGCCCGAGGTGCCGGGGCCCGATGCGGTGGTCTCGTCCGTCGACATCCTCGCGCCCTTCGTCGGCGACGCACGGGCGGACTACTGGCTCAAGCGCACGCCGTTCGACCTGCGCCACGTCGAGGGCTCGCTGCTGCTCCAGCCGGACAAGCGACCCAAGCAGTACCAGACCACCTGGATCCGGCTGCGCCGGCCGATCGAGGGCTCGGACCTGCTGCACCGCGCGCTGCTGGCGTTCCAGTGCGACCAGGTGATGCTCGAGCCGCTGCTGCGCCGCCACGGCGCGTCGTGGATGACGCCTGGCCTGAACTTTGCGAGCCTGGACCACGCGATGTGGTGGCACCGCCCCGCTCGCGCCGATGAGTGGCTGCTGTACGTGCAGGACGCTCCGACGGCCCAGGGTGGCCGCGGTCTCGGCGGCACATGGGTGTTCTCTGAGGACGGACGCCTCGTGGCGTCGGCGTCGCAGGAGGGCATGATCCGCATGCCGGAGTGA
- a CDS encoding quaternary amine ABC transporter ATP-binding protein: MNDSIALRADGLYKVFGKHPDDAVRRLRDGASRDDLGGATAAVIDASFEVKRGEIFVVMGLSGSGKSTLIRTLNGLQPATAGTVQIGDDSITDASTSHLRDLRRHRVSMVFQHFALLPHRTVIDNVAYGLEIQGKSRDERLRRARQVTDIVGLAGWEEKFPSQLSGGMQQRVGLARALAADTDVLLMDEAFSALDPLIRREMQDQLLELQSELNKTIVFITHDLNEAMYIGDRIAVMRDGRIVQIGSPEDILTNPANDYVEQFVQDVDRTKVLTAESVMRKPRVVIHESGGPHAALATMRDEQMSAAYVTKRDRTLVGWVRDRDVLDLVRSGEKSLTPAIKTDHGAVGTDTPLADLFIPSLEAALPLGVADDRGRLVGVIPRVTLLATLGGEPEAASSAIPRVDPLPTSVVDKVLGSTTTKGGV; encoded by the coding sequence GTGAACGACAGCATCGCCTTGCGCGCTGACGGACTGTACAAGGTCTTCGGGAAGCATCCCGACGACGCCGTGCGGCGCCTTCGTGACGGCGCCTCGCGAGACGACCTCGGCGGCGCCACCGCCGCCGTGATCGACGCCTCCTTCGAGGTCAAGCGCGGCGAGATCTTCGTCGTCATGGGCCTCTCCGGCTCCGGAAAGTCGACCCTGATCCGCACGCTCAACGGCCTTCAGCCGGCGACCGCGGGCACCGTCCAGATCGGCGACGACTCCATCACCGACGCGAGCACGTCGCACCTGCGGGACCTGCGGCGCCACCGGGTGTCGATGGTGTTCCAGCACTTCGCGCTGCTCCCCCACCGCACCGTGATCGACAACGTCGCGTACGGCCTCGAGATCCAGGGCAAGTCGCGCGACGAGCGCCTGCGTCGGGCCCGCCAGGTCACCGACATCGTGGGCCTGGCCGGCTGGGAGGAGAAGTTCCCCTCGCAGCTGTCCGGTGGAATGCAGCAGCGCGTGGGCCTCGCCCGGGCGCTCGCCGCGGACACCGACGTGCTGCTCATGGACGAGGCGTTCTCCGCTCTCGACCCGTTGATCCGGCGCGAGATGCAGGATCAGCTCCTGGAGCTCCAGTCCGAGCTGAACAAGACCATCGTGTTCATCACCCACGACCTCAACGAGGCCATGTACATCGGCGACCGGATCGCGGTCATGCGTGACGGCCGCATCGTGCAGATCGGCTCGCCCGAGGACATCCTCACCAACCCGGCGAACGACTACGTCGAGCAGTTCGTGCAGGACGTGGACCGCACCAAGGTGCTGACCGCCGAGTCGGTCATGCGCAAGCCCCGCGTGGTCATCCACGAGAGCGGAGGCCCGCACGCCGCCCTCGCCACCATGCGCGACGAGCAGATGTCCGCGGCCTACGTCACCAAGCGCGACCGGACCCTCGTGGGCTGGGTGCGCGACCGCGACGTCCTGGACCTGGTGCGCAGCGGCGAGAAGTCGCTCACCCCCGCGATCAAGACCGACCACGGCGCCGTCGGGACGGACACCCCGCTGGCCGACCTGTTCATCCCGTCGCTCGAGGCCGCGCTTCCGCTCGGCGTCGCCGACGACCGCGGCCGCCTGGTGGGGGTCATCCCCCGCGTGACCCTGCTCGCCACTCTGGGCGGTGAGCCCGAGGCCGCATCGTCCGCGATTCCGCGCGTCGACCCGCTGCCCACCTCGGTGGTCGACAAAGTGCTCGGCTCCACCACGACGAAGGGAGGCGTGTGA
- a CDS encoding ABC transporter permease, which translates to MDFRIPVGNWINEGLEWIEINLEVFFEGMRSTFKGMYDGMDWLFSSPPTLAIIAVLALAGLFARGWKFAIGVTVGLLFIVSVGQWDNAVDTLALVIVAAFIAIALSIPLGIWAARNDTVSAILKPIMDFLQTMPAFVYLMPALALLRVGVAPGIFATILFAMAPGVRLTELGIRGVDKEVVEAGQAFGASPRRILRQIQLPLAMPSIMAGINQIIMLSLSMVVIAGLVGAGGLGGDVVRSLSSLDYPLGFEAGLAVVVLAIILDRFTGSFGQGLGMYAWLRNRHSAKKTEDELARLEAMAAQDDEPHLMTGAKA; encoded by the coding sequence ATGGACTTCCGCATCCCCGTCGGCAACTGGATCAATGAGGGTCTCGAGTGGATCGAGATCAACCTCGAAGTCTTCTTCGAAGGCATGCGCTCCACCTTCAAGGGCATGTATGACGGCATGGACTGGCTGTTCTCCTCGCCGCCTACTCTCGCCATCATCGCGGTTCTCGCGCTCGCGGGATTGTTCGCACGCGGCTGGAAGTTCGCGATCGGCGTCACCGTGGGCCTGCTGTTCATCGTGAGCGTCGGCCAGTGGGACAACGCGGTCGACACGCTCGCGCTGGTGATCGTCGCCGCGTTCATCGCCATCGCCCTCTCGATTCCGCTGGGCATCTGGGCCGCGCGCAACGACACCGTGTCCGCGATCCTCAAACCCATCATGGACTTCCTGCAGACGATGCCCGCTTTCGTCTACCTCATGCCGGCGCTCGCGCTGCTGCGGGTGGGCGTCGCTCCTGGCATCTTCGCGACCATCCTGTTCGCGATGGCGCCGGGCGTGCGGCTCACCGAGCTGGGCATCCGTGGCGTGGACAAGGAAGTGGTCGAGGCCGGTCAGGCCTTCGGCGCCTCCCCGCGTCGCATCCTCCGCCAGATCCAGCTGCCCCTCGCGATGCCGTCGATCATGGCCGGCATCAACCAGATCATCATGCTGTCGCTCTCGATGGTCGTCATCGCCGGCCTCGTCGGCGCGGGCGGCCTGGGTGGCGACGTCGTGCGGTCGCTGAGCTCGCTCGACTACCCGCTCGGCTTCGAGGCCGGTCTCGCAGTCGTCGTGCTCGCCATCATCCTCGACCGCTTCACCGGCTCGTTCGGTCAGGGACTCGGCATGTACGCGTGGCTGCGCAACCGCCACAGTGCGAAGAAGACCGAGGACGAGCTGGCTCGCCTCGAGGCGATGGCCGCCCAGGACGACGAGCCGCACCTGATGACTGGCGCGAAGGCCTGA
- a CDS encoding glycine betaine ABC transporter substrate-binding protein yields MFKRTATVFAVTAASGLVLAGCSSADDDAAEETTDGSTAAGEETDAAAGGDLTLAVFNGWDESVATSLLWEAVLEEQGYNVELEYADPAPVFQGVADGDYDIVTDVWLPLTHESYVEEFGDDMEELGAWFDSAALTIAVNSDAPVDTIAELADSADEFDNRIVGIEPGAGLTAATEGAIETYGLEGMEFITSSTPAMLQELDTATSNGENIVVTLWEPHWAYGAYDIKNLEDPEGAMGEAEEIVTYGRTGITEEFPDVAEWFSNFTMDAELLYDLENKLNDADESEFETVVADWIAENQEWVDSLTA; encoded by the coding sequence ATGTTCAAGCGCACTGCCACCGTTTTCGCGGTGACTGCAGCTTCGGGCCTCGTTCTCGCCGGCTGCTCGTCGGCCGATGACGACGCCGCCGAGGAGACCACCGACGGCTCGACCGCTGCGGGCGAAGAGACTGACGCCGCCGCGGGCGGCGACCTCACGCTGGCCGTCTTCAACGGCTGGGACGAGTCCGTCGCCACCTCCCTCCTGTGGGAGGCCGTGCTCGAGGAGCAGGGCTACAACGTCGAGCTCGAGTACGCCGACCCGGCCCCGGTCTTCCAGGGCGTGGCGGACGGCGACTACGACATCGTCACCGACGTCTGGCTGCCGCTCACGCACGAGTCCTACGTCGAGGAGTTCGGCGACGACATGGAGGAGCTGGGTGCATGGTTCGACTCGGCCGCCCTCACCATCGCCGTGAACTCCGATGCTCCCGTCGACACCATCGCGGAGCTCGCTGACAGCGCCGACGAGTTCGACAACCGCATCGTCGGCATCGAGCCCGGTGCCGGCCTGACCGCCGCCACCGAGGGCGCCATCGAGACCTATGGCCTGGAGGGCATGGAGTTCATCACCTCCTCGACCCCCGCCATGCTGCAGGAGCTCGACACCGCCACGTCGAACGGCGAGAACATCGTCGTGACGCTGTGGGAGCCGCACTGGGCCTACGGCGCGTACGACATCAAGAACCTCGAGGACCCCGAGGGCGCCATGGGCGAGGCCGAGGAGATCGTGACCTACGGTCGCACCGGCATCACCGAGGAGTTCCCTGACGTCGCCGAGTGGTTCAGCAACTTCACGATGGACGCAGAGCTGCTCTACGACCTCGAGAACAAGCTGAACGACGCCGACGAGTCCGAGTTCGAGACCGTCGTCGCCGACTGGATCGCTGAGAACCAGGAGTGGGTCGACTCGCTCACCGCGTAA
- a CDS encoding acyl-CoA thioesterase: MSRIHVPISLRWSDLDAYGHVNNAEMLRLLEEARIRVFWADAGAGEGGDITSTAVIDGGPGADTITLIAGLQIEYLAPVPFLRRPLDVQLWIGRLGGASIEICYEVCSPIGAEEQQIFARASTTLVLIDAESQRPRRLTEDERAAWGPHVEDPVQFRKR, translated from the coding sequence ATGAGCCGCATCCACGTCCCCATCTCGCTGCGCTGGTCCGATCTCGACGCCTACGGCCACGTGAACAACGCCGAGATGCTACGGCTGCTCGAGGAAGCGCGCATTCGGGTCTTCTGGGCCGATGCGGGGGCTGGGGAAGGCGGGGATATCACCTCCACTGCGGTGATCGATGGCGGTCCTGGAGCGGACACCATTACCCTCATCGCCGGCCTGCAGATCGAGTACCTCGCGCCTGTGCCGTTTCTGCGCCGTCCCCTCGATGTCCAGCTGTGGATCGGTCGGCTCGGCGGAGCCAGCATCGAGATCTGCTACGAGGTGTGCTCGCCGATCGGGGCGGAGGAGCAGCAGATCTTCGCGCGCGCGTCGACCACGCTGGTGCTGATCGACGCGGAGTCGCAGCGCCCGCGCCGGCTGACGGAGGACGAGCGCGCCGCCTGGGGGCCGCACGTCGAGGACCCGGTGCAGTTCCGCAAGCGCTGA